The DNA window TATGCAGAGATTGTCCACTTGACACTTCCTGATGGCACAAAGAGAAGTGGGCAGGTTTTAGAAGTCAGCGGCTCTAAAGCTGTAGTTCAGGTAAACTAGGAACAGAATTGTCCCATAAAGACTTTTCTTTAGTGGGCATCAGTTTGGGCTATGGCAAATCTAAAGTCCTTGTAACTTCCTTGAGTCAAAACTTAATATAAATGCAAAAAACACTCGAAAATAATTGGTGGGTGGATCTGAGTAACCTTcagtttttgcttttgtttaaaaattaaggaaactTCTGACCCCAATAGGGTCTTGTAGACAGAAGGCAAGAGTCCTCCTTCGTCATCTCCATGCAGCGTGTACTACTACAGTGTAGTTCCGTTGCAAAGCTTCAGTGTATTTGAGACACATCAATGTGATGATCTCAAAGCAGCTGTTAATAGTTACCACTGTAATCCTACTTAGCTGAAGAGCTTTATTGAGTAGGCagcagaaaattattttaattttaaaggagTGTGATCCCTGATAGCCACTGGCATTCTTGACTAACTACTTTTACAGGTtatgtgtaaaatatatttttatacagtGTTGCTTTCTTAACATATCTGTACAAATGAACAGTTTCTAAATGGTCTTGGAAATAATTCCTGTATTACACAGGTCCATCTTGCTTTTGCTGCTTGTTGGTTAACCCACTTGCTTGTTGTGTTAAAGATTCACTGACCTGTATATCTCCATCCCATCTGTTATAGCTCTTTACACAATGTCTTTATCTACCTACACTAAAGGAACATGTATCCATTTCACCTGGTGTCTCTTCTGATATATTGCAGGTATTTGAGGGAACTTCGGGTATTGACGCTAAGAAAACATCTTGTGAATTTACTGGGGATATTCTCCGAACCCCAGTATCTGAGGATATGCTTGGTATGCACTAGATCTTGCTCTTTGGATTGAACATATTTATTTTCATGTAATACTactacagatgggaaaacaacTAGGTAACTACTGTCCTGTTCATATAATCATAATCTTGTTACTGTTTTTGTAGGCCGTGTATTTAATGGATCAGGAAAACCTATTGACAGAGGTCCCATTGTCTTGGCTGAAGATTACCTGGACATTATgggtatgtgttttttttttaaatcttttgattTCTGGTAGCATGaattttgctttctgcttttgAATAATCTTAGTGACAGGCTTGTAACTGAACATATGAATGCCAGTTGGCAGCATAAATGAAAACAGTGACTTGCTGAAGAGTATTTAGTACTTTACTGAGTAAATTACTAGTAATACTAGAGAAACAGAAGTAAGTGAGATGACAGAGAGAGCCTCTATGCATCCTCTCCAAACCAGAAGGTTTGAGACAATTCAGGTAATCTGTCAATTGGCTGAAGCAGAGAGATCGGCATGCTCTGAAGCTGCACAGATATAAAATGAGTAGGCTTCCTTTCAGTTTGAACCTCTGGTTCAAAAATCATTCATGGTACCCATTTCTGGCAGGGAACAAGAGGCTGACTTTTGACTTGAATTCCAGTATGTACTCTACACAAAATGCAGTGACAAGCCACTTTTCAGAGGCCTCTGCAAATGAAACAATACCCTAAAATCATGCAGAAGGTGTACAAAGTACTGAGTGCCCAGTAACTCATCAGAAAGTTGTTCATAAACTGTTAAGATGGGCCCACAGGGCAAGTGGTCTGTTTTTTTCTACAGTAATGCATGGAAGTTCTTAATTAGGGAGAGTGCTTTGGTTAAAGTGGTTTAATAGTGCTAACTTTAATAGGCTTGTGGTAACCTTCCCCCAAAGATAAGAGGGTGTTAATTTCCTTCCAAGGAGTAGGATGACAGTATCTTATCCTTTGTCTGTATGCATATAAAATGTCAAATTGATAAATGATCTCAtgaccaattaaaaaaatatcaatgGACTAAGTTCAAACTAGAACCAGAAGTGTCTGGTGAACTAAAATGTTTTGTGGTTCTAAATGCATTTTTATAGCCTTATTTTGAAACTTTGCCTTGAAACCTTTATTAATCTATGCATAGTTAAAGTTAGGTAAATAATGTGGTGGTTTCTCTGTAAAAATACAATAGGTCAACCAATCAATCCTCAGTGTCGAATCTACCCAGAAGAGATGATTCAGACTGGCATTTCTGCAATAGATGGCATGAACAGCATTGCCAGAGGACAGAAAATTCCCATATTCTCTGCTGCTGGTTTGCCCCATAATGAGGTGGGTGCTTTAATGGCGCTCTGACAGCCTTGGGAAAAACTAGCTGCTGGAAACATTCAGTTCTGCAGTGCAAAGAACTTAAAATGAATGAGCTATGTGAGGTTACGAGTGGGGAGAGTCTAAAAATATTTGTGTGCgtaaaataaacacaaattaaCACACAGCTTTAAAACAGAGTAAGTCTTGCTCTCTCAAGATGCTTCTTATCAAATACCGATTGCCGAGATACCACATAATCTTCCTTCTCTAGCACcagttttctgctttttctcttgcttttggTCTCAGGGCAAAGTTCTGGGAGACCATTTGTATTTATCCATGTCAAAAAGTGATTTATTCCCTGAGTGAGTCTGTACAGTAGATAAACAAATGTGCAACTTACTACAATAGATTTATGCAGCTCCTTCTGCATTCCTCTCAGATTGCAGCTCAGATATGTCGCCAGGCTGGCTTAGTGAAGAAATCCAAAGATGTGATGGACTATAGTGAAGAGAACTTTGCCATTGTGTTTGCTGCTATGGGTGTAAGTACCATTATGCTTGGGTACGTCGTAAGAGTGGTTTATTTTCAATACTTTGAGCACTAAGATGGACATCATCCAGTTTTGCTATATCCTGGACGGATATGATCGAAACTCGCTATTCACTTTTAAGTGCTCCTGTCTATCAGCTAGATTGCTGTTGTAAAAGTTCAATAGAGTTATCAAGGCTGATCGAATGCTCATGGGGTAAAATGGTACCTGTAAGAATAGGTGATTCCATTGTAATTGGAACAAGAGGAGAACGTTTTAAAAGGTCCCAagcactgcatttttaaaaacttagttAACTGTGTAAATTGCCCAGATTACAACCCCTGCCACAATTGAAGGGGAAATTTTAATATCTGGATATTCTGTTGCTGTCTGTAGCAAGCCATCCCACTGAGATGGCTTGCTACAGACGCTCAGTTTCTTAACGTAGGCATCTGTTTTGTAGTGTCATTGCATTGTTACATTCTCAGATTAGGTGGAGGCAGAATTGTTGTCATTTTGGTCTCCAAATTCTTCTTGGGACAGTGCTTACTAAAGAGCAATATCAGTTACTTGAATGGCAGGATGACACTGCATATGCATCCAAGTTAGATCTCTCTGGAGTTGTGCAGAACATCTGACTGTCAGAGGATTGTTACATGTTCCTCCCTCCAGATTGACAATTGTCTTCACCTGACTAGGGCTGGTCACATGAGTAAGACAAGATATCTTATCTCTACCCCTCCTGCCACACTTGGTCCTGAGTTCTGATTCCTTTATGATAATATATTGCATTATGGATAGACTGCCCTATGTTATTCTCAGTCACAGTTTGACTGAAAGGATGGGCTGGTAGTATAGATATTAAACGCTTGCACCAGCTCTGAACCAGTCTTTTAAATAACTTACTTTATAGAATGGGAATTTAAACAGTCTCCCTGTTTGCAAATGACTACTTAATATTGTGATTTAGGTGAACATGGAAACGGCTCGGTTCTTCAAATCTGACTTTGAGGAAAATGGCTCCATGGACAACGTGTGCCTGTTCTTGAACTTGGCCAATGATCCAACGTAAGTAGGTAAAATGACTGTTTTTCCCAACCAGAAATGTGAAGAACTGGTGGACTGGAAAACATGTCACTATGGTGTCCAAAAGCTGCTGGAAATTGATTCTGAGAcccttagaatcatagggttagaaggcaccacaagggtcatctagtctaaccgcctgccaagatgcaggatttgtcatgtctaaaccatccaagacaggtgcctatccagccttcttttgaaagcctccagtgaaggagcttccacaaccccCTGAGGTGTCTGTTCCATTTTCCTTAAAAGAAGCCACTTTCCTGGCTTGTCAAATATCTTGCGTTCATGGCAGTAGGCTCAGATACTATAGACCTGGGCACTAATTATGTGCATTCCAATTAGTATATGGAGTAGGTTTCACAGGGCTCTTAACCTGTTTCCTCTTACTTTTGAGTTGTGCTGTTCAGTGTATGCAGTTGTAACCTCATAGTATTGGGCGGTGTTGAACGTGCCATTCTGTCCTTTCAGCATTGAGCGCATTATCACACCTCGACTCGCCCTAACCACCGCTGAATTCTTGGCCTACCAGTGTGAGAAGCACGTACTGGTTATTCTGACAGACATGAGCTCCTATGCTGAAGCTCTACGAGAGGTATTTGTTCCTTTGTAGCCGATGTATGTGTCTGCGTGTTCGGCACCCTGCAAAAAGGGCTGAAATCGAATGGGAGCATAAAATGGATGAGTAATCTATTCAGCAAACCTCTAGCTGTTCTTCGGTCCCTTTTGAGAAAGATACctcatccattttaaaaaagctaGTCTGTCAGGTTCCGTTATTCCTAacaagttagtctgtatccggcACTGCATGCAGCTGACTTTCCATGTTAAACCAGACACATGTGAAGTGGGCTCTGACAGAAATAACAGTGCACAGGAATCTCCCATTTCAAAACTAAGTTGCTTATAGCTCTAGTGGGAAAACATGTGTAAAAATTACTGATGTTTGCATGCAAGGATAAGCTACTTCTGCATTTCTTAGGCTTCTGAAACTAGCCAGAACTGTGTCATAAAGCATTGCAAAATTGGCTTGTCTGCCTGGATATATAATTCATTTGTAGTGGAGATTGATTCAGTAGTTCCTTGTTAATCTTGCAGTCAGTTTCTGATCAGCATTACAGGATCTCTGTTTTACACAGGGAATGATCTTCATGCCTGGCTTGTGGGCGCTCTCTTGTAGAGGTTTTGAATAGCTGTGTTTTGGCACTACCATGTGGCAAGTCCTGTTAATCATTAATATAACTTTATTGGATGCTGTGGCGGACTTTGTGACGGCTGTGCCTGAACTCTCAGTGATGAGCTTTGAGTAACTTTGCCTGAATTGTCTGCAGGTTTCAGCAGCTAGAGAGGAAGTGCCTGGCCGACGTGGCTTCCCTGGTTATATGTACACCGACTTGGCCACTATATATGAGCGAGCTGGGCGTGTGGAAGGCAGGAATGGCTCCATTACTCAGATTCCTATTCTTACCATGCCCAATGATGGTGAGTCCTGGCCACTGCTTTTCCCTGGGAATAGAACTACTTTTCACATATGGGCATGTAACATTACTTGTGTCATGTAGTTCTTGGATGTTTTAGCACTATTGCGATGTGCATTCCATGGGAGGGTATTGATTGAGGATAATCATATGATGCCTGATTCATACCAGTCAGGAGCAGGAGTTGCTagttttaatcatagaatcagaggactggaagggacatcaagaggtcttctggtccagtcccctgcactcacggcaaACCCAaacattatctagaccatccctgacaagtgtctgtccaacctgctcttaatctccagtgactgagattccacaatcATTAAGCTCCTTCCCCTTATTGGGTACTGGAACTCCTTTAGACTTTGGATAAAGATCTGCAACCTCAGTGTTGGCCAAGAAGAGAGAAGCTGAACCTTAACAATaaaatgtattcatcctattgtGCAACATATAACATCATCTCAGAGGAATCAGATCTGTCATCTGTGTGCAGCattgcagctgtgttggtcccaggatattcgaGACAAGGTGTGAGGCATCCAGTTTGTCTCTCGTGTTCATTTATGGTCAGTCCAAATCCCATCTGGCTCAAGAGATGTATGTATTTCAAAGAGTTAGAAGTACTCTAATTTCAGCATCCTCCAGAACCAGTTGGAGAGAGAATGTATTAAGAGCATCGGCTCGCCTCAgagctttgaaaaaaatatgcagTGTAGCATCTTGCATACAAAATACTTTAGTTCTCTTCACTCTGGAGGTGTATGAAGTATCATTCCATAACAAATGGGCAGTGAGGCACAAAGGTGAGATGACTTTCCCTTTCAGTCTTTTGCATGGTAAAGCAATTGCATATGTTCAGGCAATTGGGTAACTAGCAATTTCAAGATGACTTGCAGAACAAACAGCCTCTGTAATAATGCATTGCATTGTTTCTAGTAATAGAGTGTAATGGCAGTGCTGCCTAGGATTTTAGAATGCCCCTTACATTAGTTTAACAAGCCTATTGGTGGCTTTTATCAAATCCTTTGGTCCCTTTTCTTTGGATGTATTTCTACTTAGTTGAGACTGCACTGCTCTGTTTTGTCATCCTCTGTTTTCTTATGCGTAGTATTTGAATTAGCTTCAAGGCATTTTAAAGGGCATTCTAATTACACTAGAATATTATGGTATCTAAAGTAAAATATGCTGTTCAGACAGCTTTTATAAAGCTGACGCATCAGTGTGGCGTTGGCTGGAATTAATATAAAAAGCAGGATCTGAAAAGTTAACATAAAACCACTTCCTCTGCAGATATTACTCATCCCATCCCTGACTTGACTGGATACATTACTGAGGGGCAGATCTACGTGGATAGGCAGCTGCACAACAGACAGGTAGGTACCACGCCTCTGAGCAATCTTGCATGCAAATTCTTAAGAGTTAGTTTTAGCCTGACAAAAGATGTTAGAGGAAGGACTTGTATAGTACTGGTCTGGTTGAGGTTGCAGGTCCACAGCATCTCTAAAAGTAGGCAGCCCTGGGGGAGAAGATGCCATAGATTGAAGACTGGAAGTCTAAAAGCAATTGTCTGTTTAATAGAACTGAGTGTTTGAATTACATGCCATGTGTAAGCAGTCCACTCTGACTTCGTTGCGAAGTAAACTTAGCAAAATAACAGGTTACAAAGATCCTCTTTGTAGGTTTACAAATCCCTTCCTTGCAAATCCACTCCTGAACTTGAGGGCCAGTCCAAAATGACCACTCCTCCTCAGACTTTCCAGGTTGTGCTATTTCTTTCCATTCTCAGGAGAACTTTTATCTTCATGAGCTAGCTCTTGGGAAGCTACATTTGTATCTGAATTAATACAAAGTTGCAGAAACCAGAGTTATGAATTTGTGGTGCTGGTACCTGCAAACTAACACTGAATACATGGAAGTGCTAGAAGCAGAAGATACCAGGCTACTGGCTTTTTGAACAGTGGTGTGAATGCCACCAGCTTTCTCTCAAGTCTCTGTACTATGAACAGATTGTAGGGTACATGTAGAAAGAAAACTTTCATGTAACTAACCAGTAACGTTGAGCTCCACATGCTTTTTTCCGTGCTATCCGTtaactttttttcctcctcccaaaGATTTACCCACCTATTAACGTGTTACCCTCCTTGTCTCGACTGATGAAGTCTGCTATTGGTGAGGGTATGACCAGGAAGGATCATTCAGATGTGTCCAACCAGCTGGTATGCATTACCCTTCTTATGTGGAATCTTGCTCCCCCATCCCTCAGCTGTTTAAAATCATAAAAACTCTGGAATAAAAGCCCCAAATTCTGTCCTCCTATCCACCCAGTACACTGTTGGTACTGTATTAAAAATCCACATAACTCCTTGTAACGTCAGTCAAACGCCACATGATCTTGCTTTCTCccctgttttcccccctcccttctagTATGCCTGCTATGCTATTGGAAAGGATGTGCAAGCTATGAAGGCTGTAGTTGGTGAGGAAGCTCTTAGCTCAGATGATCTTCTTTATCTGGAGTTTCTGCAGAAGTTTGAAAGGAACTTCATAGCTCAGGGTAAGTATGTCTAAAGTATATGGGACATACTTTGCAAGGCACTCAAACCATGTTACACCTGGAGTGACCAGGTCTTGTCTTTGATGTTGACCCTCTGGGCTGTTCCCATAATTTAGTCTCTTACCTCTTCAGGTCCTTATGAAAACCGCACTGTTTACGAGACCCTGGACATTGGCTGGCAGCTGCTGCGAATCTTCCCCAAAGAGATGTTGAAGAGAATTCCTCAGAGCACCCTGGCAGAGTTCTACCCTCGAGACTCCATTGCAAAGCACTAGCCACAGCTTCATCTCTAGCTCTGTACTCTGTGAAAGGctgtttattttcctctttcatgTGTTGATGTTTACTTGTCACTCCTGTAATTAAAATCAAGAATAAGTGATGTTGTGCCAGTGTTCCTGATGTGTTAAGCTGATAAGAGTTTAAAATATCTTTCCAAAGCCTGGATCTTCAGTGGTTTTGGTAAAATTTCCTAAGGGGAAGAAACTTCAAAGTCACCTATCTTTGTAGATGTATTTAACTGCAGTGACTATAATTGTCTTCTAGACTGACTTCATTTAAATCATCTCAGGAGAGGGATTACCAGAAGCTGAACTTGGTCTCCAGTCCAGGAACAAATATAACTAGTTATTTATGGGGAGCCAAGGAGCAAATGGTAGTCCCCCTCTTGCCCAGAGCATCTGCCTTCAGCCTGATCACGTGCCACTGCTGTGCTGTTTTTTAGAACAGATGGCACTCTGTGCTGACCTGCTATTGTGATTGATGGACAGACGAGCAAGAGGAAAGTTGGCCTACATGGCAGTGTACATCTGAGTACCAGAATACAATTCACTGTTGGCTTTAATTAGAGCTGGGGGATCCTTGATCATTTTGCTGCTGTCCCCAGAGTTATACATATATGAAGTTGCAACACTTGCACAAAACAGTGCTTTCCAAGTAGTACAGCAAGATTCCTACCTCTTCAGAGATCCAAAGCAGTAGGTCTCTATATGAGGATCATAGGTTTTGTCCTTATCTTGGACTAGGGAGTCAATCAACTGTTTAACTGCCCCCTTGAAaaggcagagaagcaggaaaCTTACTCCAACCATTCCACTCCCTGAAATATAGAAGTCACAAATATGAAAAGTGGCTAAAGCCCAGTGCTGTCCCAAATCATGCAAACCTCTGATGGTATAACACTGTAGGCTGTCCAAAGCTTCAACTCTCCTCATTACAAAACTGAACTGTTATCCCATTACAGGAGACAACCCTATTGTACCAGGTCTTCCAAATACAATTGTATGGGTAGTGTTGGGGGGCCCCCAATTAATTTTGTAGTTTAGAAGTCTTATACTAAATGATgcagagggacagaaggagaCTCCTGTTGGTATGTATGAAAGGATATTTTGAATTCTGTATTAAATCATTCTCTGGATGACATTGGGTCTTAAACCATGTTTTAACTTTGGTTTAAATCGCCCTTCCAAACATGGATTTGGCTGGCCTGTTTAGATTGGGCCAAACAGTTAAGTGTTTCCAAAATACTCTTAGCCCAGCCAGTATCTCCATGCTTGCAATTAGTTTAAATTGGGTTCAAAGCCCACTGCAGAGAGGGTTTTAGAGTTCCTTATTTGCTTTCCATTTCCAGGCTAATCTTGTCAGTTCGTTATTTTGCCTATCCATGCATGAGTTGCAAACTGTGTTAGCACCTTCCTAGACAGGTGTTAAACTCAGAGGTGCAACATGGTTTAAACTGTGTCAAATACTGACTTCAGCTTGTCCCTGATGTTACCCTGCAGCTCTGTCCTGTGCAGGTCTAACTTTCTATTGTTTGGTCTCTGTAACTTGGGTGCAATAGCAATTTCTTTAGTGCATTCCATCTTAAAGTTGTGTCCATTCTATTTTTCTTGGGGAGGGAGGCATGGGAAGGTGTTAGCATGAGAATATTTTAATGTAGAAAATGTGATATCTGAATaagttaaatatgaaaaataaatgttgaaatcaAGTCTCGGTGGCTCTATAGTGAAAAATTTTGCTTGGGCTTTCCTGAGGCTGTCAAGTCATTTGGAATAGACAGCAGGTGCATCTCCCAATTCCAGTGAAACCATTTAGACACACCTCCGCCATGCTAAACCACAAACCTTGAGACCTACTGGCAAAATTGTAGCAAATCTTCCTCACGCTAGCAGGCAAATTTTACGAGACATGATCCTGTAGTTTCCCCAACTACAGT is part of the Dermochelys coriacea isolate rDerCor1 chromosome 26, rDerCor1.pri.v4, whole genome shotgun sequence genome and encodes:
- the ATP6V1B2 gene encoding V-type proton ATPase subunit B, brain isoform isoform X2 produces the protein MLVIESPAPAYKTVSGVNGPLVILDQVKFPRYAEIVHLTLPDGTKRSGQVLEVSGSKAVVQVFEGTSGIDAKKTSCEFTGDILRTPVSEDMLGRVFNGSGKPIDRGPIVLAEDYLDIMGQPINPQCRIYPEEMIQTGISAIDGMNSIARGQKIPIFSAAGLPHNEIAAQICRQAGLVKKSKDVMDYSEENFAIVFAAMGVNMETARFFKSDFEENGSMDNVCLFLNLANDPTIERIITPRLALTTAEFLAYQCEKHVLVILTDMSSYAEALREVSAAREEVPGRRGFPGYMYTDLATIYERAGRVEGRNGSITQIPILTMPNDDITHPIPDLTGYITEGQIYVDRQLHNRQIYPPINVLPSLSRLMKSAIGEGMTRKDHSDVSNQLYACYAIGKDVQAMKAVVGEEALSSDDLLYLEFLQKFERNFIAQGPYENRTVYETLDIGWQLLRIFPKEMLKRIPQSTLAEFYPRDSIAKH
- the ATP6V1B2 gene encoding V-type proton ATPase subunit B, brain isoform isoform X1 gives rise to the protein MAALRAIRGMVNGAVSELSGGASGAAAAREQAAAASRDYISQPRLTYKTVSGVNGPLVILDQVKFPRYAEIVHLTLPDGTKRSGQVLEVSGSKAVVQVFEGTSGIDAKKTSCEFTGDILRTPVSEDMLGRVFNGSGKPIDRGPIVLAEDYLDIMGQPINPQCRIYPEEMIQTGISAIDGMNSIARGQKIPIFSAAGLPHNEIAAQICRQAGLVKKSKDVMDYSEENFAIVFAAMGVNMETARFFKSDFEENGSMDNVCLFLNLANDPTIERIITPRLALTTAEFLAYQCEKHVLVILTDMSSYAEALREVSAAREEVPGRRGFPGYMYTDLATIYERAGRVEGRNGSITQIPILTMPNDDITHPIPDLTGYITEGQIYVDRQLHNRQIYPPINVLPSLSRLMKSAIGEGMTRKDHSDVSNQLYACYAIGKDVQAMKAVVGEEALSSDDLLYLEFLQKFERNFIAQGPYENRTVYETLDIGWQLLRIFPKEMLKRIPQSTLAEFYPRDSIAKH